The genomic stretch AAATAATTATACATATGGTAGTCCAATAGAAGGAGAAAGCTCGGGTGGTTCAAATGTTAAAGGTGTTTGGTTAGAAATAGATATACCGAGCAATTGGTCAGGAATGCATAACATAATTATTTCAGATGTAAGTAATAATTTTGATCCTGTTATTGGTTTAAAAAGTTTTTGTAGTTCATCATTTTATCTATACCAGCCTAATACATCATTAAGGTTTGCTAATTCAAATGGAAATGGTAACGGAGAATCGTTTCAATTCAATGCAAACGCTAGTAGTAATTTTTACATAAGGATTTATCACTATTACGGAAATGAGACACCAAACATAAGTTTTAAAATTAAAGTTGAGTGAAATACTAGCCACATTAAATAATTTTGATTTTATATATAAAATTTAAAATTTTTATCCGCTCGGGTATAAAAACAAAAAACCTGTAATCTTTTAAATTACAGGTTTTTACAATTTTAGTGACCTCGATAGGATTCGAACTTGTGAGAAAGCTGAATCCGAAACTCTGAACTCCCTTTGATTTTGTTAAGCTATTTTGCTTTGATGAATTCGAATGCTTATAAAAAGTACAATTAAGTATATGATGTTTAACAAGCTTCTAATAATTCAGAATTGTTTTATAAGTATTCCCCAAAAGATATAATGTCTTTGATCAAAAACTTAGATTTTGGAATGTTGTGGGTTAGTATGGGTTTACAGCTTATCGTTAAGCGATTAGTTGGATTTTTGAGTAATCACTAAGTGATGAGAATATTTTCAGCGGGGGATTCACAAACTTTTTACTAAGAGATCAACCCGTTTTTTTCAACTTATCGTTAAGCGATGAGTTGGATTTTTGAGTTAATCGCTAAGTGATGAGAATATTTTTAACGGGAAATTCACAAACTTTTTACAAAGAGATCAATCCGTTTTTTTCAGCTAATCACTAAGTGATGAGTATATCTTCAATAGAATATTCACAAACCTTTTATAAGGAGATGAATCATTTTTTTTAGCTTATCGCTAAGCGATTAGTTGGATTTTTCAATTAATCACTAAGTGATGAGTACATTTTCAACAGAATATTTGCAAATTTTTATAGAGATCAATTAGTTATTTGTTTCCTTTTTGGCTTACCACTAAGCGATGAATGGATTTAAAAAAAGAAAATCAGAAAATATGTGTTAAAAGGTGAATAATTCCTAAAATATTTATCATTTTCATCCATCAAAACCTAAATTTCACTTTCATTTAATCAAAATAGTGCCTTTTTTCAAACTTCCTACAATTTCTTCTTACAATCCGTGGTATCGTACCAAAATCATACCAAGGATATTCAAAAACAAATTCAAATCTTTACACCTATGATACTTTAGAGAGTGTCACAAATTATTGAATTGTAGTATTATGCCTAATGAAAAAAATCTATCTGAAAAGAAAACCACTTAGAATGCACATTGGATTGGTAAACTCATAAAGGTTAAGTAATTGGTTTTTAAATTAATATCACATTTCATTTGTACAAGCACCAAAAGTGAACAAATGATATTTGGCTACTATTTCAAATCTTTGTTTATGTGATGCTTTAGAGAGTATCGCATAGTAGTGATTAGCAAAGTAATATCATATCTATATTATATGAATTGCTTACTATTCCCAATCTGAATTTAATAACGTATTTAAAAAAAGAGAAAACTGTATGGCAAAACGAAAACACATGCCTAACAACAAATACAAAGGGCTCTTTATTTACTGTCATGTATGTAAGAAGCATTTTTCATGGACACGAAAAACAACTTTACGAAATACTAAAAAAGTAAAAGAAGAACCTACGTGTGGCGAAACAGGCAAAAATTATTCTACTTGCAAAAGCTTTGAAAAACATCGATATAAATCAAGGTTACACGTTCCTGGAAGTGATGGACGAAAAGCGAGTAAATCACATGATGCTACAAATTATGCAGACGCGGTAATTCAGGCGATTGATTTTGAAAAAGAATTCAAATCGGAATTACAAGGCTTAGGACAACCGATAGAAATAAGAAATCGACACTACTTATTTGATGTACAATTAAGATATATTGACTTTTTAGATAACATAGATGTTCCCGAACATCAAAAAAACACATTATCGGATCAGCGAAAAAATGAAATTATCAACTGTTTAAAAATTTTTAATAAAGCACTTGCAAAGCATAACATCAATAAGAAACTATTTATCGTTAATCGTATTAATGACATGCATGTTGGTTTATTTCATGATTATCTATTAGTAGATAAGAATTACAAAGGAAATACCTACAATGGAAAAATGAGTGCATTAAAAACGTTCTTAAGCTGGGCGATTGACAGATTTAATATTGACATGAAAAATCCCTTTGAAAAAGTACGGATGATTCCTGTCATGGTAAAACGTGATACGATCACAAAAGAAGAATTTAAAAATCTATTAAAAATCATAAAACCCGAAAACGGAATTGAAATTCAAGGAAAATACAAACGAAACAGATACAAGTTATATTTAAAAGATGCTTTAGAATTAGGATTGCATACAGGTGGTAGACGAGAAGAAGTTGTCGGACTTAAATGGAATATGATTCGCGAAAAAGATGGCGAGCCTGTTTATATCGAAGTTCCAAACCTAAAAGTAAAAAGAAAGAAAGGTGAACGATTCAATACAGATGTGCCACCAAAGATTATCCCTGTAACGAAAAGTCTAAAAAACATACTATATCGTTTACGTTATGATATCAACAAAGGAAAAGATAGATATATCTTAAACCCCGATAAAAGAACGGCATCATCCATCAAATCAATGAATGATGCTTTATCATTAGGATTTTCACATTTTTACAAACAATTAAATACGGGTAGAGAATTACAGTTTAAGTGTCTTAGAAAAACATATCTAACGTATCTATCTTCAACTTTGAAAGGAGACACAAAACGTCTATCTTCGCATGCGACAGATACAGTATTAAAAAAGCACTATATTGACGAGCGAATTGTAGATAAAGCAATTAAAGAATTAGATATATTTGAAGATTAAAAAAATAGTAAAACGGTACTCTTTGGCGGTACTCCTATGAAATTCAAGAAAATATGATTTAACGAAAAAGAGTGTAATCCCTTATAAATAGCGTGATTAAAATCAAAGTTATCGAAAACTAAAGAACTAACGAGCAGTTAACAACCAACAACCAGCAACCAACAACCAGCAACCAGCAACCAACAACCAGCAACCAGCAACCAGCAACTGTCACATTGAGCGCAGTCGAAATGCAAAACCAGCAACCAAGTCATAAGAATTCCCTATTCTCAAATAAAAGATAACTTTCCCTAAGCTGTTTCAATCATTTTAAAAAACAGTATTTTTATCTTATGAAAATTAACGAATTAACCCTTTTTACTACGAATTTAATACAGCAGAGACACTTCTACACGAAAGTGTTAGAATTACCATTAATAGTTTCTGATGAAGAAAAGTTTACCGTAAAAATTGGCGTTTCTTCCTTGACATTTATCGCTTCCGAAAATACAAATCCAGCGCATTTTGCCATTAATATTTCCTCTTATAAAATTAAAGAAGCGTTGCAATGGATTTTAAAGAGAACCAATATTTTATGGTGTGAAGGCGAACAAATTGCAGATTTTTCCAATTGGAATGCAGCAGCACTTTATTTTTATGATTCAGCTAAAAATATTGTAGAATTCATCGCACGAAAAGATTTAGATATTGTAAATACGCATCCTTTTTCTGCATCAGATTTGCTAAATATTAGTGAAATAGGAATCGTTTCAAACGACAACGAAGCGATTTATGAACAATTGAATGCAATGCGTTCGATTCCAATTTACGATGGAAATTTAGATCGTTTTTGTGCGCTTGGAAATGAAGAAGGCTTGTTTATTTTGGTTAATAATACAAAGAAAAAGTGGTTTCCTACACAAGAAGAAGCCTTGGTAGCTGATTTTTACATCAAAGGCGATTATAATTTTGCATTCCTGAATGGGGAAATAATCACAGAAAAAGAGTAAATTTAACAACAAAAAACGAAAGAGAACGAAATGAAGATTGTCATATCACCAGCAAAGTCATTAGACATAGACAGTAAAATTCCAACTAAGAAACATACAGAATCCTGTTTTTTAAAAGAAGCAGCACAACTAAATAAAGTATTAAAAAAGAAGTCGCGAAAAAGTTTATCAAAATTGATGAATATTTCTGACGCTTTGGCAGATTTGAATTGGCAACGAAACCAAGAATGGGAATTGCCATTTACCTCAGAAAATTCGCGACCAAGCATTTACACATTCAGCGGCGCCGTTTTTCAAGGATTAGATGCGTTTTCATTATCAGAAGAAAAAATTGACGTTTTGCAAAATTCGTTGCGGATCTTATCAGGACAATACGGATTGCTAAAACCGTTGGATTTAATGCAACCATATCGTTTGGAAATGGGCACAAAACTTCCCGTTGGAAAAAATAAAAACTTATATGATTTCTGGAAAAAGAAAATCACAACGCAACTAAATAATGAACTTGAAGATGGCGAATTGTTTGTGAATTTAGCTAGTAACGAATATTACAAAGCAGTTGATGAAAAAGCATTGAAAGTTCCTGTAATTACGCCAGTTTTTAAAGATTTTAAAAATGGCGAATACAAAACCATTATGACCTACGCGAAACTTGCAAGAGGTTATATGACGCGCTACATTATAGATAAAGACGCAAAAACTATTGATGATTTAAAAGGATTCAACTATGAAGGTTACGGTTTCAGCGAAGAAATGTCTAACAAAAAAGAATTAGTTTTCACACGATAATATATGTTCTACTATTACGCTCTTATTGCGGTTCAAATTTACTGTTTGTATCATGCTTACAAAAATCAAAAGCCATATTATTGGTATTTTATCATTTTCATTATACCAGGATTTGGTTCTATGATCTATATTCTTACGCAAATTGTAGACACTACAAACATTAAAGAAATAGAGAGCGAAATCACAACGATTATCAATCCTTCAAAGAAAGTAAAAGATGCTGAAAAGCAACTCGAATTTTCAGATACGTTTCAAAACCGAGTCAACTTAGCAGATGCATATTACGAAATTGGCGCGTATGAAAATGCTTCCATGCATTACGAATCGGCTTTAAAAGGTAATTTTCAGAAAGATTTTTATGTAATGACACAAATGATTGGCGCCATGAATCAATCAAAAAATTATGAAGAAGTCATTCGCTTGGCGGAAGAAATAAAAAATAAGCACGAATTTAAAAACTCCAAAGCACAATATATTTACGGTTTGGCACTTGATAAATTGGGTAGAATTGAAGAAGCCGAACAAAATTTACAACCAATAGACCAACGCTATTCTAACTACGGAGAACGTTTGGTATTGGCGGAATTTTATGATAAAAACGGCAAGCGCACAAAAGCAATTGAAATTTTAGATGAAATCATTTCAGAATCAGAACACATGACGCCACAAAACCGTAAACTTCACCGACAAACGATTACGAATGTGCGAAAGTTTCGAGAGGAATTGGAGAGTTGAAATTGAAGCCGAATTTGAACTTGATTTAACGTTGTTAAAATAAAATGCAGAATGGTACTTTTGTTTCACTCTTTTCTGAAGTATAGAAAAGGTTTTGCGTTAAGAATTTTAAAATGTGCCAATGTGATACTGTAGTAATTTAATATTCATTCAATTTTTAAATCCTTTAATCTTTCAATCTCTATTAAATGTTCCTACACAAACATCCATATCAACCTTTCATTCAGTCTAATACCGAAAAACTCATTGTCGGAACATTACCGCCACCACGATTTTCCACTGGCGATTTGCTCGAAAAAGATGTTGATTTCTGTTACGGAAGTTACTACAATTCACTTTGGTTGTTCATTGATAAAATTCATGATCTTAACTTACGTTATGACAATTCGCAAGAAGCGATTGACGAGCGAAAATCATTTCTAATCCAACATAAAATTGGCGTTTGTGACATTGTCGGAAGTTGTGAACGTGAAAAAATAGATGCTTCTGATTTGGGAATGCAAAACATTCAATTGCGTGATGTTGTTGACTATTTAAAAAAATATCCAAGTATTCATACGATTCTATTCACAGGCGGAAACTCCAAAAATGGTCCAGAATATTTCTTTAGAAGACATCTAAAAGAGTACAATCTAAAACTAGAAGTTGTTTCAGATGTTGTACCTAGAATTCATCAATTTGACATAAATGCTGTCACTGAGCCAAGTCGAAGTGCAGTATCACATAAAAAACAATTGTCACATCAATCTACATCAAGAACAATCAAAACCGTCTCGCTAACTTCGGCTTCCGGAGCAGCAAACCGCGCTGTTGGAAGCATTCCGTTATACAGAAAACTAAAAAGCGAAAACCCAACGTTTACTACGTTTGATTTCCGCGTTTTGCAGTATAAAGAGTTCTTTTAAAAGATCCTCTAAATTATTTTTTAATGATTTGATTTTGTTCCAATATTGCTTAAATCGTCTGGATACGCTGCTTTTGGATCTGGTCCATATTCGTTAGGTCCAACTTGTCCTTCAGTGCACAGTAAAACAAGTAACCAAATTGTACCAATTAAAGGAATCAATGAAATAAAATACATCCAACCGCTATTTCCAGTATCATGCAATCTTCGGACAACAACAGCTAAATTCGGAATAAAAACTCCAATTACATATATAAATAAGATAACCAATCCTAAGATTGCAAGCGATTCTGAGGTGAAAGCTAAAATCGCCACTACGACATACAATCCCAATGTAATTAAGAAGTTAAACAATACAAACATCCAAAACTCTTGCCGTCTTGCTCTTCCTGTAAAGTTCGCATAATTATCGCGTACTACTTTTAAATACCATTCCATAATTTAGTGTTGATTAGTGTTAGTTAGACTTAAATATAAATAAAATTTTATAAGTCCTTTTTTAAAAGAAGAAGAACTTATAATTTTGATTCAATATAAGATGCTAATTTTCCTTTCTTTTGAAGCTTTTTATACTTTTCTACAGCTTTAATTTTTCCTAATAAGCCTTTATTTCGGTTGTAAAAAGAGATCACACTTTCAATGCCGCTTACATTTCCTTTTAAGTTGTCTTTATAATCATCATTTTCTACACAATATGCGCCCCAACCTGCCATATAAACGATTAAGCAATCCGAAGATTCAATAAATGTAGCAATGTCTTGAGATATTGTGATGGAAACTTTTGGACTGCCTTGCAACCATTTCATGATAAATGCATACGTGTCTTTACGCTTTGTTGTTTCCTCACTCAATGGAGTATTTGTAATCCATTTGGTAGCTTTTACAAAATCTTGTGCATACGTGTCATAATCTTCAGCTTTCACTAATTTGTAATTTTTTGGAAGCTCAAATTCTTGTGCATACGACGTAGAAATTACACATAATACGACGAATAGTGATACTAATTTTTTCATAATAAAGGTTTTAATGAATTCAAATATACTAAAATAATGTAAAAAATATTTACAGAAAACTCCAAGCTACATGGATTAATTTTTGTTGTCTTCATTTATTATTTTGTTTCTTAGCCTTAGAAAAACTATGGCTTTCCAAATAAGTACTATGATCCATATTGATAGTAGTATTGACAAGATCATTCTTTTGTTATCATCATTGTTAAATATTTCCATTTTTAAACAAGTAAGTATTGGAACTGTGACTGCTATAAAGCAAATGAAAAATGCGGTAAAAGTCAGAAACTGTTTTGCGGAAATTTCAAATAAGATTAATCTCCTTTCTTGTAGTGATTGTTGAACGTCATTTTTTAACGAAAAATTATTCATCTCATAATTAGACAGGCCTAGTTTCTCAAAACTGGAACGATCCTTAATTAATTCAGGATCAAACTTTGTCATCTCTAAAAAAAACTTCTTAGCTGCATCTAAATCTGAACTAAAGAAAAACTTAGCTCTAAAATCTACATTATGAATAACTTCATAAGCTAGAAAATATTCTAAAATAGATTTATGTGAAAACTTATACTCTCCGATAGCATTTCTATTTAATAAAGATCTAGTTCCTTGGTCGTATTTGTCTATTTTAATATGATTTCCCTCTATATCTTTTAATTGTAAACCATTTGGATTATCTATAATCTCATTAACTTTTAATGTAGGTTTAGAATTTCGTTTATGTTTATTCAAATATAAATATCTTGCTAGGGCTTTCGAAAAATTTAGTAATAATTTCTTGTATTCTTTTCCGTATTTTTTTTGGATACCTGCTTTAGTAGATTCTCTTTCTAACCATTGATCAATTAGAGTTTCATAAATTTGAAACCCATATTTCATTTCTACGTCAGTATCAATTAAATCAGTAATACGACTCAATAGCATTGGGCGCATCATTAAATTTGGACTTTTTAGCACTATACTATAGGCTTTCAAATACTTTGATTTTTTGAAGCTAAAAAAGTATCTAAACCGTTTTTTTAAATATCTTTTTATATCTTTTTCATCAAAAACAGAAAGGTATATTTTTTGAAAATTATATTGCCCGCCATTTGGGCCAAATTTGAATTTCCCTGTTTCAGTCGGCTCATCTTTACTCGAAGGAAAAAATTGTGTTCTACAAGTGATCACAACTTGTCTATACTCACCAATTAATTCAAGAACTTCTTTAAGTCTTTTCTTATAATTATACACAGCTTCATTATCCTCATCAAAAGCATCTAAAAGTAGAATACAATTTTCTTTTTCTTCCGAAGACATTTCTTTAATTCTTTCAATAGTTTTTGGGTGTCCAAAGGGAAGTAATTTAATATTGTGTTTAGGTTTCTCCCAAAACCATTTGGTTTTGAACTTATATGATAAATAAAGATTGATCATAAAAGTTGTCTTCCCCATACCTGAATCTGCCAATACTAAATAATATTTATTATCATCTTTTTCTTCTATAAATGCTTTATTTACAAATAACGGAATTAAGGGATTTCTAGCTGCAGCTATATAGCTACGTCCAGGCTCTTCATCTTCGGAAGGCGGAACATTCTGAAAATTTGTCGGAATATAATATTTGGTGGCAATTTGAACTTCTACAGAACTATAAAAAGGATGTAAATCTTTTGCAATTAATTTGCTTCTATATTTCTTGATAAAGTACTTAACAAATAATCCAATGTATTTACTCATAATAAGAAGTGTAAATAGTATGGTAGTTACACTGATTAAGTCTCGTATAATTGAATTGCTTACTCCAAGATCTTTTAAGAGTTGTTTAAAAAAAATTAATAAATCGAATAGATTTCCCGCCATGAATTAAGTTTTATTTCCAACTAAAATAAATAAAAACCTATAAAAATGTAGGTTTTTGCGTATAAAAGTTAAAAATATGCGATTAGATCATATTAAATAAATACTTGAAAAATATTTTATAGAAAGTTTTTTATGATTTTATAAGTTGAACGACCAAGCTACAATTCTACTAATTTTATTTCCTTGTCCCATCGGAATGGTTTTTACCGTTGTTGCATTCACAAGTTTTAAAGCGTCATAAATTGCAGGCAAATTTGCTTCTTTAGAAACCAACGTTGTAAACCATAAACACGATTTTCCAAACAGTTTACTTTCGGTAATCATATTTTTAATAAACTTCTTTTCGCCGCCTTTACACCACAATTCGTTGCTTTGTCCACCAAAATTTAGTTCAGGTTTTGCGTTTTTAGTGCCTTTCAAATTCTGCAACTTTCGAGTTGTTCCAGCAAGTGCTTCTTTGGCAGATTTGTGAAATGGCGGATTGCAAATCGTAATCGAAATACATTCAGAATGTTCTAAA from Kordia antarctica encodes the following:
- a CDS encoding tyrosine-type recombinase/integrase, which encodes MAKRKHMPNNKYKGLFIYCHVCKKHFSWTRKTTLRNTKKVKEEPTCGETGKNYSTCKSFEKHRYKSRLHVPGSDGRKASKSHDATNYADAVIQAIDFEKEFKSELQGLGQPIEIRNRHYLFDVQLRYIDFLDNIDVPEHQKNTLSDQRKNEIINCLKIFNKALAKHNINKKLFIVNRINDMHVGLFHDYLLVDKNYKGNTYNGKMSALKTFLSWAIDRFNIDMKNPFEKVRMIPVMVKRDTITKEEFKNLLKIIKPENGIEIQGKYKRNRYKLYLKDALELGLHTGGRREEVVGLKWNMIREKDGEPVYIEVPNLKVKRKKGERFNTDVPPKIIPVTKSLKNILYRLRYDINKGKDRYILNPDKRTASSIKSMNDALSLGFSHFYKQLNTGRELQFKCLRKTYLTYLSSTLKGDTKRLSSHATDTVLKKHYIDERIVDKAIKELDIFED
- a CDS encoding VOC family protein encodes the protein MKINELTLFTTNLIQQRHFYTKVLELPLIVSDEEKFTVKIGVSSLTFIASENTNPAHFAINISSYKIKEALQWILKRTNILWCEGEQIADFSNWNAAALYFYDSAKNIVEFIARKDLDIVNTHPFSASDLLNISEIGIVSNDNEAIYEQLNAMRSIPIYDGNLDRFCALGNEEGLFILVNNTKKKWFPTQEEALVADFYIKGDYNFAFLNGEIITEKE
- the yaaA gene encoding peroxide stress protein YaaA, which encodes MKIVISPAKSLDIDSKIPTKKHTESCFLKEAAQLNKVLKKKSRKSLSKLMNISDALADLNWQRNQEWELPFTSENSRPSIYTFSGAVFQGLDAFSLSEEKIDVLQNSLRILSGQYGLLKPLDLMQPYRLEMGTKLPVGKNKNLYDFWKKKITTQLNNELEDGELFVNLASNEYYKAVDEKALKVPVITPVFKDFKNGEYKTIMTYAKLARGYMTRYIIDKDAKTIDDLKGFNYEGYGFSEEMSNKKELVFTR
- a CDS encoding uracil-DNA glycosylase family protein, with the protein product MFLHKHPYQPFIQSNTEKLIVGTLPPPRFSTGDLLEKDVDFCYGSYYNSLWLFIDKIHDLNLRYDNSQEAIDERKSFLIQHKIGVCDIVGSCEREKIDASDLGMQNIQLRDVVDYLKKYPSIHTILFTGGNSKNGPEYFFRRHLKEYNLKLEVVSDVVPRIHQFDINAVTEPSRSAVSHKKQLSHQSTSRTIKTVSLTSASGAANRAVGSIPLYRKLKSENPTFTTFDFRVLQYKEFF
- a CDS encoding DUF805 domain-containing protein, giving the protein MEWYLKVVRDNYANFTGRARRQEFWMFVLFNFLITLGLYVVVAILAFTSESLAILGLVILFIYVIGVFIPNLAVVVRRLHDTGNSGWMYFISLIPLIGTIWLLVLLCTEGQVGPNEYGPDPKAAYPDDLSNIGTKSNH
- a CDS encoding NACHT domain-containing protein; its protein translation is MSKYIGLFVKYFIKKYRSKLIAKDLHPFYSSVEVQIATKYYIPTNFQNVPPSEDEEPGRSYIAAARNPLIPLFVNKAFIEEKDDNKYYLVLADSGMGKTTFMINLYLSYKFKTKWFWEKPKHNIKLLPFGHPKTIERIKEMSSEEKENCILLLDAFDEDNEAVYNYKKRLKEVLELIGEYRQVVITCRTQFFPSSKDEPTETGKFKFGPNGGQYNFQKIYLSVFDEKDIKRYLKKRFRYFFSFKKSKYLKAYSIVLKSPNLMMRPMLLSRITDLIDTDVEMKYGFQIYETLIDQWLERESTKAGIQKKYGKEYKKLLLNFSKALARYLYLNKHKRNSKPTLKVNEIIDNPNGLQLKDIEGNHIKIDKYDQGTRSLLNRNAIGEYKFSHKSILEYFLAYEVIHNVDFRAKFFFSSDLDAAKKFFLEMTKFDPELIKDRSSFEKLGLSNYEMNNFSLKNDVQQSLQERRLILFEISAKQFLTFTAFFICFIAVTVPILTCLKMEIFNNDDNKRMILSILLSIWIIVLIWKAIVFLRLRNKIINEDNKN